In Ornithorhynchus anatinus isolate Pmale09 chromosome 5, mOrnAna1.pri.v4, whole genome shotgun sequence, the DNA window ggggactgtgtccaacccgatttgctcgtatccaccccagcggttagtacggtgcccgacgCACAgccagcgcttaaataccaagcagaagagcttacgatgtgcagggcaTCGTCCCAAGTCCAacggaacagagttggcagacacatcccctgccctcgacggacttagagtctggaggaggaggcctccgtccctcctccttccccctccccggtctCGGGGCCGGCCGGGCAGCCCCCGGGCGACGCCTGGGTTCACCCCCCTCCGTCTGCCCGCAGATCCGACCGCCTCCTCCGCCCTTCgccgaggtggaggaggaggaggaggcggaggagcccttggagatcgccgcgccgccccccggccgggaccCGTGGGTGACCAAAGGCTACGAAGACTACCGGCGGGCCGAAGCCCAgcggacccccggcccggccaaACCCGCCGTGTGCGTCCACTTCGACAAGGGCGGCCTGGGCCGAGAGGGgcaccaccgccccccgccccgggcccccaagACCTCCCCGTCCTGCCGGATCCACGGAGCCCCGCTGTCCCCGTCCAAGGGGGGCTCCGGGGCGGGAAGCGGGCTAGGCCtgggggaggcggcggaggaggaggaggagggagacgagggcggggaggacgacgacgacgacgacgacgaggagcggGAGGGCGAGGCCGGAGGCCCCGGAGGACCGGTCCCGCGCTGCGTCTACTGCCGGGACGTGCTGCGCGGCGAGGAGAAGGGCCGAGGCCGGTGCCAGGACGCCCCGGACCCCGTGGGCCGCTGCCTCCGCCAGCTGACCTGCCTGTGGTGCGCCGAGAGCCTCCTCTACCATTGCATGTCGGACTCGGAGGGCGACTACACCGACCCCTGCTCCTGCGACCCCGGCCACCCGCAGTTCTGCGcccgctgggccgcgctgctgGCCCTGGCGCTGGCCGTGCCCTGTATGTGCTGCTACCTGCCCCTGCGAGCCTGCCACTGGGCCGCCCGGCGCTGCGGGTGTTGCGGGGGGCGGCACAAGGCGGCGCGGTGAGGGTGGGCACCCGggtgggcgaggggggggggtcccccctccctccctcgcccggACTCCTCTTGGCCGGACTCGGGAGTCGCCCGCCCATCACGTCcgcgggatgggggaagggatgaaGTGGGGCGCAGACTGGGGGGGGCGTCCCCTCCCGCCACCCACCCTGATTCTCAAGCTTTCAGCTTGTGCTCCTGCACTCCGTGCCAAcctctccatttttccttttgcccccccatcccacccccaacccccagctcccATCCCCAgggcccctctccatcccccgctCCGCCCTAAGCTGGGCACCGTGCCCTCGGGGAGGAAGTGGGAGCGGGCATCGGCGGAAGCCAAGGAGAGCGGGGCGCAGCAGGGTTGCGGGGGTGtttgcgggtgtgtgtgtgtgtgtgtgtgtgcgcgcgcgtgtgtgtggcctctgccctcccccctccccaacacctctttcccctccgccAACGGCCTCGGCCCATCTGGCCGGTGCCAGGGTGCCAGGGATGCCAGGCAAGGTCAGTGCGGACGGCCCGCAGGGTCCatccggcccccggggcgggcagggccgggcttTATTTAATTTAAATTATTGATTATTTATTGTGCTGACAGATTCAttgatttcattgattgattgattgattgatttagtgccTTTTAGCGCATTTCACGTTCACGCCCACAAGCTGGGTGGGTTCAGCGGGGCCTGTGGGGGAGGCAGCCAgagcccccctcacccccccaaccctcccgccgcccccctcccgccccctccccggctttaATCAGTGTTGGGGGAGACTCCTGGGGCGAGGGCGAAGATCTCCTGGGGTCTGTGGGGGTCTGAAGGTGAATGCAGgtgtgggggggagtgggggaggtggggacgcCTGCggcctcttcccctttctgtgtctcagaaCTCAACGTACCTACCTCGCAGTGgtgatggagggtggggggaagcccGCGGTGCTTTGGGATCCTCAGTCGGGGAccgggggaggggctgagggtcTCGGGgtgccctccccgcacccccaggGCTGGGGGACAGTGGCCGAAACCCTCCCACGCCCAACCCTCCATTTCTCTGCCGGACACCCACCGTTTATCCATGAACCCCTGGGGACACCAGgttgcggaggaggaggagggcgcgggaccctccctctcccgcattgtcctctccccagaaaGAAGGGGAGTGGGGCGCCGCGTCCCAGAGCAGGGtaatggggagaaaggggagcaaggagaggaggaaggcccAGCCCCGCTCCCCCAGCCACGTTTAGTAACCCCGGGGTCTCCTGGAGCAGGCCTGGCCTCACACCGTCCCATAGAGCGCAGAGACCCCTTCTGCgccgtgggggacgggggagagaacggggcacCGCCAGGCTGCCGGAAGGGCCCGACGGggtccccccctctcccctcaaatcgatttttcttttcctgttttcGTATTTGAGCCGGTTTGTATTCGATATTGTAACTTCTGTGCGATCGAGTGGGAGAGCGAGCGGGtcctggggggccggggtgggccaGAAGCGAGCGAG includes these proteins:
- the SPRED3 gene encoding sprouty-related, EVH1 domain-containing protein 3, whose product is MVRVRAVVMARDDSSGGWLPLRGGGLSHVSVCRGRPAEGGTRRTQYLIRGERLRDQSTILECVLKPDLVYNKVNPIFHHWRLDNSKFGLTFQSPADADAFQRSLQAALAELGRGSLSPSSSSSAQDEAETAEHPATTRTDSESSSNGRQEMRPKPLTIITSESSSSCYGRSPTSDEYAPPAPGAPAPSQIRPPPPPFAEVEEEEEAEEPLEIAAPPPGRDPWVTKGYEDYRRAEAQRTPGPAKPAVCVHFDKGGLGREGHHRPPPRAPKTSPSCRIHGAPLSPSKGGSGAGSGLGLGEAAEEEEEGDEGGEDDDDDDDEEREGEAGGPGGPVPRCVYCRDVLRGEEKGRGRCQDAPDPVGRCLRQLTCLWCAESLLYHCMSDSEGDYTDPCSCDPGHPQFCARWAALLALALAVPCMCCYLPLRACHWAARRCGCCGGRHKAAR